A stretch of Petrotoga mexicana DSM 14811 DNA encodes these proteins:
- a CDS encoding phosphatase PAP2 family protein gives MKKRFILSLVVILVFSSIITAEDTVTEQSTNTVKFTLNVDDLSRSLVQQSTNSYLDIISNFLTTYDYYFLVGTPVVGYTVGYLTNDYTLKKVSEEAIISSVISGGITLLTKIVVGRERPYAEDGSFSFNPFASLTQGATYTSFPSGHSTIAWSVYTPYAKEYSWWIYIIPSTISFSRIYEDVHWLSDVVAGSFLGYYTASYVYYF, from the coding sequence ATGAAAAAACGTTTTATACTTTCCTTAGTAGTGATTCTTGTTTTTTCAAGCATAATTACCGCTGAAGATACCGTAACTGAACAAAGTACCAACACAGTTAAATTTACTCTAAATGTAGACGATTTAAGCAGGAGCCTTGTTCAGCAAAGTACTAATTCTTATTTAGATATAATTTCCAATTTTTTAACTACATATGATTATTATTTTCTTGTTGGAACACCCGTGGTGGGATACACAGTTGGTTATCTTACAAACGATTATACACTAAAAAAGGTATCTGAAGAAGCTATTATATCTTCCGTTATTAGCGGAGGAATAACCTTGCTAACAAAAATTGTCGTTGGAAGAGAAAGACCTTATGCTGAAGACGGTTCATTCTCATTCAATCCGTTTGCTTCCCTTACTCAAGGGGCGACTTATACCTCTTTTCCTTCGGGACATTCAACAATAGCCTGGTCGGTATACACTCCATATGCGAAAGAATATAGTTGGTGGATTTATATTATACCATCAACTATATCGTTTTCTCGCATCTATGAAGATGTGCATTGGCTCTCGGACGTGGTAGCTGGTTCTTTCCTGGGGTATTATACTGCGTCTTATGTCTATTATTTTTAA
- a CDS encoding quaternary amine ABC transporter ATP-binding protein, whose translation MSVKIEVKDVVKIFGDKPELAIKMLKEGHSKKEILKEIDQTVALQDISFEVEEGEIFILMGLSGSGKSTLIRCINSLVKPTSGSVSIDGKRIDVMDRKQLREIRGKKTAMVFQHFALYPNRTVLDNAAFGLELRGTPEDERYKKAEEALERVGLAGWKDRFPTELSGGMKQRVGLARALAVDPEILLMDEPFSALDPLIRNEMQEELLALQREMKKTIIFVTHDLDEGLRLGDRIAIMRDGRIEQIGDGRDIVTQPANEYVEHFVEKVNRTSVLSVEDVMITPRDVLREGESSWTAVKKMQRNDMNYIFVINKNNKLIGMLMLEDAMELVDENEKNIKKALKKPEILEPSASLEEASSKILSTGIGVAVVDEERHLIGEVSWKEIMEIMGGSR comes from the coding sequence ATGTCGGTTAAAATTGAAGTTAAAGATGTTGTCAAGATCTTCGGAGACAAACCCGAGTTAGCTATAAAAATGCTTAAGGAAGGTCATAGTAAAAAAGAGATATTGAAGGAGATAGATCAGACCGTCGCTCTTCAGGATATTAGTTTTGAAGTAGAAGAGGGAGAAATCTTTATACTTATGGGGCTTTCAGGCTCTGGAAAATCTACATTAATAAGGTGCATCAATTCTTTAGTTAAGCCAACCAGCGGATCTGTATCTATTGATGGAAAAAGAATAGATGTTATGGATAGAAAACAGCTTAGAGAAATAAGAGGAAAAAAGACTGCTATGGTTTTTCAACATTTCGCCCTTTACCCTAACAGAACAGTTCTTGATAATGCAGCCTTCGGTCTTGAATTAAGAGGAACGCCCGAAGACGAAAGGTACAAGAAAGCAGAGGAAGCTCTTGAAAGAGTTGGTCTCGCTGGGTGGAAAGACAGATTTCCCACAGAGCTAAGCGGGGGAATGAAGCAGAGGGTCGGTCTTGCAAGAGCTTTAGCAGTAGATCCTGAGATCTTGCTTATGGATGAGCCATTTAGCGCTCTTGACCCACTGATAAGAAACGAGATGCAGGAAGAGCTTCTAGCTCTTCAAAGAGAGATGAAAAAGACAATAATCTTTGTTACCCATGATCTTGATGAAGGACTCAGATTGGGGGACAGGATAGCAATAATGAGAGATGGGCGTATTGAACAGATAGGGGATGGAAGAGATATTGTGACCCAACCGGCTAACGAATATGTTGAGCACTTTGTTGAGAAAGTAAATAGAACAAGCGTCCTTAGTGTAGAGGATGTTATGATCACCCCGAGAGATGTTCTTAGGGAGGGAGAAAGTTCCTGGACTGCAGTTAAAAAGATGCAGAGAAATGATATGAACTACATCTTTGTCATAAACAAAAACAACAAACTTATTGGGATGCTTATGCTCGAAGATGCTATGGAGCTTGTGGATGAAAATGAGAAAAATATTAAAAAAGCACTGAAAAAGCCGGAAATCTTGGAACCTTCTGCCTCACTTGAGGAAGCTTCCTCAAAGATCCTTAGCACAGGAATAGGTGTGGCAGTGGTCGATGAAGAAAGACACCTGATAGGTGAAGTGAGCTGGAAGGAAATTATGGAGATAATGGGAGGAAGCAGATGA
- a CDS encoding TldD/PmbA family protein has product MTNIKSIIEKSMKEIKNKGLKGQINVFSTESKNASFSNGKLEQLTEGEKGAAGIKVISPDGRTATSSSNILTEEGIMQAVEKAIEMIKYTEKDDANDISNDEEFTYIDWAFDADTKDMNLHEVMKLAQELEKKAKSEDERIKFVRGAEYETALTRIHFGNTNGLYKNALFTNAASSISLAAIEGEDSSFGFDYQLSQSYRLIDIDRIVKNSVEMAVSGLKSEVLSSGRYDIVMSPFASSMFLGTLITPLSGENVYKGKSFLKDKLGEKVANSSVTLIHDPMNGSAPIIASFDNEGTNTSRFNVIENGVLKGFLHNIYSAKKLGAKPTGNSFASVESPNPSIGTINLHFIANKTRKDILNVPKALYVTNIMGMHTADPVSGRFSVQISGRLIENGAFVRSFRGMTLAGTLEELLNNLEYIGSDFKYLGSVAGSTILIRDLSVGGK; this is encoded by the coding sequence ATGACTAATATAAAATCAATTATAGAAAAATCCATGAAAGAGATAAAAAATAAAGGTCTTAAAGGACAGATAAATGTGTTTTCCACTGAAAGTAAAAATGCTTCTTTCAGTAATGGAAAGTTAGAACAGTTAACTGAAGGAGAAAAAGGGGCAGCAGGTATAAAAGTTATTTCTCCAGATGGAAGAACAGCCACGTCGTCATCTAATATTTTAACAGAAGAAGGTATAATGCAAGCGGTTGAAAAAGCAATTGAAATGATTAAATATACAGAAAAAGATGATGCAAACGACATCTCAAACGATGAAGAGTTCACATACATAGATTGGGCTTTCGATGCAGACACAAAGGATATGAATTTACATGAGGTTATGAAATTAGCTCAAGAACTAGAAAAAAAAGCTAAGAGTGAAGATGAAAGGATAAAATTTGTCCGTGGTGCTGAGTATGAAACCGCTTTAACAAGGATTCATTTTGGCAATACGAATGGTTTATACAAAAACGCTTTGTTTACTAACGCTGCTAGTTCGATTAGTTTAGCCGCAATTGAAGGAGAAGATTCCTCATTTGGTTTTGATTATCAATTATCTCAAAGCTACAGGCTTATAGACATAGACCGCATAGTAAAAAATTCTGTAGAAATGGCGGTGTCAGGTTTAAAATCAGAGGTTTTAAGTTCAGGTAGATACGATATTGTAATGAGTCCCTTTGCTTCTAGTATGTTTTTAGGTACATTGATAACTCCATTGTCGGGGGAAAATGTTTACAAAGGCAAATCTTTTTTGAAAGATAAATTAGGTGAGAAAGTAGCCAATTCATCGGTTACCCTGATACATGATCCAATGAATGGTTCTGCACCAATCATAGCCTCCTTTGACAATGAAGGAACTAATACTTCAAGATTCAACGTTATAGAAAATGGGGTCCTAAAAGGATTCTTACATAACATATATTCTGCAAAAAAGTTAGGAGCAAAGCCAACCGGTAACAGTTTCGCATCGGTAGAATCTCCCAATCCTTCCATTGGAACGATAAACCTTCATTTTATCGCAAACAAGACAAGAAAAGATATTTTGAATGTTCCAAAGGCTCTATATGTTACCAACATAATGGGTATGCATACCGCCGATCCGGTTTCCGGAAGATTCTCTGTTCAAATAAGTGGAAGATTAATTGAAAACGGAGCGTTTGTAAGAAGTTTTAGAGGGATGACCTTAGCTGGAACGTTGGAAGAGTTGTTGAATAATTTAGAGTATATAGGTTCTGATTTCAAGTATTTGGGTTCGGTAGCGGGTTCTACTATATTGATAAGGGATTTAAGCGTAGGCGGTAAATAG
- the fsa gene encoding fructose-6-phosphate aldolase, with amino-acid sequence MEIFLDTANIEEIRKGVAWGIVDGVTTNPTLVSKENAVFEERIKEICETVKGPVSAEVVSTDYEGMVKEAREIAKLSEFVVVKIPLIPDGIKAIKTLSKEGIKTNATLVFSPLQALLAAKAGATYVSPFIGRMDDIGNTGMDIVEEIEVIFSNYGYETKIIVASVRHPQHVLEAGLIGADVVTMPFEVLEKMFKHPMTDIGLERFLNDWKKYQDYLKSKNN; translated from the coding sequence ATGGAAATTTTTTTAGACACTGCAAACATAGAAGAAATCAGAAAAGGTGTTGCTTGGGGAATAGTTGACGGCGTGACAACTAATCCTACGTTGGTTTCAAAAGAGAATGCCGTATTTGAAGAAAGGATCAAGGAAATTTGTGAAACTGTAAAAGGACCGGTAAGTGCCGAAGTGGTATCCACCGATTACGAAGGAATGGTAAAAGAAGCGAGGGAAATAGCAAAGTTAAGTGAATTTGTGGTAGTTAAAATACCTTTGATCCCTGATGGAATTAAAGCGATAAAAACTTTATCCAAAGAAGGTATTAAGACCAATGCAACTTTAGTTTTTAGCCCTTTACAAGCTCTTCTTGCAGCCAAGGCAGGAGCTACATACGTGAGTCCTTTCATTGGTAGAATGGATGACATAGGAAACACCGGAATGGATATAGTAGAAGAAATTGAAGTTATCTTCAGCAATTACGGATATGAGACAAAAATTATCGTGGCTAGTGTTAGACATCCTCAGCATGTTTTGGAAGCTGGTCTGATTGGAGCAGATGTTGTTACTATGCCTTTTGAAGTACTTGAGAAAATGTTCAAACATCCCATGACGGATATAGGTCTTGAAAGATTTTTGAATGATTGGAAGAAGTATCAAGATTATCTAAAAAGCAAAAATAATTAA
- a CDS encoding DUF401 family protein, producing the protein MKNLAVVSILSGLISMVISIKLIKKVHWAILIATIVTALVSLNLNYIGSSFLETITQSDFYEVIVVIFGIYLLSDTMKASGNSQKFAKNIRTLFNSRQAVGLMPMMLGLLPMPGGAMFTAPMVKDIADESNINRVEATAMNYWFRHSMEFFWILYPALILESALTGISLTKLLLIQLPIGLFAIIGGWIYFKNGKISLKRDKKLWKELFESILPILIIIVGVIASLPGWFVVLTVSLIYTFYHKNYKDLLNIRWETVLLLLFVFWYKNFVTVSNLSNDFVDNLTTWGVSPWWIIMISPIIIGLITGITQAGFAVTMPIALSFVEAGIISLVPVAITTYFFSVLGVLLSPVHLCLLLTSKYFEVDMFSVIKKIIIPIFCAIIGYLVVMLLFIF; encoded by the coding sequence GTGAAAAATTTGGCTGTAGTTTCCATATTATCAGGTTTGATCAGTATGGTGATATCTATAAAATTGATAAAAAAAGTTCATTGGGCTATTCTTATTGCAACAATTGTAACTGCACTGGTTTCTTTGAATTTGAATTATATTGGTAGTAGTTTCCTAGAAACTATTACACAAAGTGATTTTTACGAGGTGATAGTTGTTATCTTTGGAATATATCTTCTATCGGATACTATGAAAGCAAGTGGAAACTCACAAAAGTTTGCCAAAAACATAAGAACATTATTCAATTCAAGACAGGCAGTAGGATTGATGCCTATGATGCTAGGATTACTACCCATGCCGGGAGGAGCTATGTTCACTGCACCGATGGTTAAAGATATAGCTGATGAAAGCAACATTAATAGAGTTGAAGCTACAGCAATGAACTATTGGTTCAGGCACAGTATGGAATTTTTTTGGATACTGTATCCAGCATTAATTTTAGAAAGCGCTCTCACGGGGATAAGTTTAACAAAATTATTACTAATACAACTTCCCATAGGATTATTTGCAATTATTGGTGGTTGGATCTACTTCAAAAATGGTAAAATCAGTCTAAAAAGAGACAAAAAATTATGGAAAGAACTTTTTGAATCTATACTCCCAATATTAATTATAATCGTTGGAGTAATTGCTTCTTTACCTGGTTGGTTTGTTGTTTTAACGGTATCTTTAATATATACTTTTTATCATAAAAACTACAAAGATCTACTAAATATAAGATGGGAAACTGTGTTGTTGCTATTGTTTGTTTTTTGGTACAAAAATTTTGTAACTGTGTCAAATTTATCCAACGATTTTGTAGACAATCTAACTACGTGGGGAGTAAGTCCATGGTGGATAATAATGATCTCTCCGATTATTATAGGATTGATAACTGGAATAACTCAGGCAGGTTTTGCGGTTACAATGCCAATAGCTTTGTCGTTCGTTGAAGCGGGAATTATTTCTTTGGTGCCGGTTGCGATAACCACATATTTTTTCTCTGTATTGGGGGTTCTTCTATCACCTGTTCATCTCTGTCTTTTACTTACATCAAAATATTTTGAAGTCGATATGTTTAGTGTAATAAAAAAAATAATCATTCCCATTTTTTGTGCTATAATAGGGTATCTTGTAGTAATGCTACTTTTCATTTTTTGA
- a CDS encoding TldD/PmbA family protein, protein MNLSNAQYLEILNHSLSSGGEYSEIFYEDFYGTSIVYDNGKIEKINFSSRKGASIRVVSAEETIFAHTNDPTYENLMNLAETLRKNASERFGSNNIVKVEELKEAEKRDFAPFEIPFDNVSVEQKVEKVLKGVELLKNADKRIKQITVSYADSSRKVKIVNSEGKIVEDIRNYPHYAAIIFAQDEEGNLFRGYSSDGANMGFEFFTDEMIEKVTKDAVRQVVSQIEGVDAPAGEFTVVLSSEAGGTMIHEACGHGMEADLVLSGSVYREKVGKEIASQKITVVDDGTDKNKRGTLNYDDEGTPTQRTVLIEKGVLKGYMHSKITAKKFGVEPTGNGRRESYMVLPIVRMRNTMILPGEDDPQDIIKSVKYGIFVRKMGGGQVDVISGDFQFGVDEGYIIENGEIKQSIRGASLVGNGLKVLESIDMVGNDLGYGVGTCGKDGQGAPVSDAQPTIRIPKLIVGGIVKGGNN, encoded by the coding sequence GTGAATTTAAGTAATGCTCAATACTTAGAGATTTTAAATCATTCTCTTTCGTCAGGGGGAGAGTATTCGGAAATCTTCTATGAAGATTTTTACGGTACCTCGATTGTTTACGATAACGGTAAAATTGAAAAAATCAATTTTTCAAGTAGAAAAGGTGCAAGTATAAGGGTAGTATCAGCTGAAGAAACTATTTTTGCTCATACTAACGATCCCACATACGAGAATCTTATGAATCTTGCTGAGACTTTGAGAAAGAATGCAAGCGAAAGGTTCGGTTCTAATAATATCGTAAAGGTTGAAGAATTGAAAGAGGCAGAAAAAAGGGATTTTGCACCATTTGAAATACCTTTTGACAATGTGTCTGTAGAACAAAAAGTAGAAAAGGTTCTTAAAGGTGTAGAATTACTAAAAAATGCTGATAAACGCATCAAACAGATCACCGTTTCCTATGCAGATAGTAGTAGAAAGGTAAAAATAGTGAATTCAGAAGGGAAAATAGTTGAGGATATTAGAAATTATCCACATTACGCAGCTATAATATTTGCACAAGACGAGGAAGGGAATCTGTTTAGAGGTTATTCCTCTGATGGAGCAAACATGGGATTTGAATTTTTTACAGATGAGATGATAGAAAAAGTAACAAAAGATGCCGTCAGACAAGTAGTTTCACAAATAGAAGGAGTAGATGCTCCTGCAGGAGAATTCACCGTTGTTTTGTCCTCTGAAGCTGGAGGAACCATGATACATGAAGCATGTGGACATGGTATGGAAGCAGACTTGGTACTTTCTGGTTCTGTTTACAGAGAAAAAGTTGGGAAGGAAATCGCTTCTCAAAAGATTACCGTTGTAGACGATGGAACAGATAAAAACAAAAGAGGAACACTTAATTACGATGATGAAGGAACACCAACCCAGAGGACCGTTTTAATCGAAAAAGGTGTGTTAAAAGGATACATGCACTCAAAAATAACTGCCAAAAAATTTGGTGTTGAACCCACAGGTAACGGTAGAAGGGAATCTTATATGGTTCTACCCATTGTCAGGATGAGAAACACGATGATCTTACCAGGAGAAGATGATCCGCAAGATATAATTAAATCTGTAAAATACGGTATATTTGTAAGGAAGATGGGTGGGGGACAAGTGGATGTAATAAGTGGTGATTTCCAATTTGGTGTTGATGAAGGTTATATTATAGAAAACGGTGAAATAAAACAATCGATCCGTGGAGCTAGCTTAGTTGGCAACGGATTAAAAGTCTTAGAAAGCATAGATATGGTTGGTAATGATCTGGGATATGGTGTTGGAACCTGTGGTAAAGATGGTCAAGGGGCCCCGGTTTCAGATGCTCAACCTACTATAAGAATACCGAAATTAATTGTTGGTGGAATAGTAAAAGGGGGTAACAATTAA
- a CDS encoding glycine betaine ABC transporter substrate-binding protein, whose amino-acid sequence MEKKMAFVLLAVLLFSSVLSAAEKGEIEIAYVQWASAEAQTHISKILLEEMGYDVTIRAVSAAVMWTGLANEDVDLSVCAWLPYTHEGYWEKYSEDVVDLGPVYEGARIGLVVPTYVSIDSIEELAEHKEEFGERIVGIEPGAGIMIHTREDAMPAYGLEDWNLVSSSDPAMMAELERAVQREEWIVITGWTPHWMWFAYDLKFLEDPKNAYGEEENIRAIGRKGFREDFPEVAEFIENFKMNDDQLGEVTYDINVNRTNPEQAAKKWIEENRDVVEKWLP is encoded by the coding sequence ATGGAAAAGAAAATGGCTTTTGTTCTGTTGGCAGTCTTGCTATTTTCATCTGTGTTGTCAGCAGCAGAAAAAGGCGAAATAGAGATAGCATATGTTCAATGGGCTTCAGCAGAGGCTCAGACGCACATTTCAAAGATCTTGTTGGAGGAAATGGGATACGATGTGACCATAAGAGCTGTATCTGCAGCTGTGATGTGGACAGGGTTGGCAAATGAGGATGTTGATCTTTCAGTATGTGCATGGTTGCCATATACACATGAGGGCTACTGGGAGAAGTATAGTGAGGACGTAGTTGATCTTGGACCCGTGTATGAAGGAGCAAGGATAGGGCTCGTTGTTCCAACCTATGTTTCAATCGATTCTATAGAAGAGTTAGCAGAACACAAGGAAGAGTTTGGCGAGAGAATAGTTGGAATAGAGCCTGGAGCAGGGATAATGATCCATACAAGGGAGGACGCTATGCCAGCATATGGGCTGGAGGATTGGAACCTTGTATCCTCAAGTGATCCGGCAATGATGGCCGAGCTAGAAAGGGCTGTTCAGAGAGAGGAATGGATCGTAATAACTGGCTGGACCCCACACTGGATGTGGTTCGCATACGATCTCAAGTTTCTCGAAGACCCAAAAAATGCTTATGGTGAGGAAGAGAATATAAGAGCAATAGGTAGAAAAGGTTTTAGAGAAGATTTTCCAGAGGTTGCAGAGTTCATTGAGAACTTTAAGATGAACGATGATCAATTAGGTGAGGTCACCTATGATATAAATGTGAACAGAACCAATCCTGAGCAGGCTGCAAAAAAATGGATTGAAGAAAACAGAGATGTTGTCGAGAAGTGGCTGCCCTAG
- a CDS encoding ABC transporter permease, producing MNLMEALPKIPIGRGVEIALDFIIRTFMPFFDAITMAFNGTISALESALLFLPPLALIIIIAIVVWLVGTKWLSLGTFVGLLLILDLGLWEELVETMALVFIAVIIALLLGIPWGIWMTRSNIVNKITSPLLDFMQTMPPFVYLIPAVMLFGIGKVPGLVATLIFSIPPPVRLTYLGITQVSEDLKEAARAFGASERQVLTKVELPLSIPSLLAGVNQCIMLAISMVVISSMIGAGGLGELVLMGVNRLDIATGFEGGLAIVILAMVFDRASRSLGNYREIRKKFKRKEKEAKN from the coding sequence ATGAATCTGATGGAAGCATTACCCAAAATACCAATAGGTAGAGGCGTGGAGATAGCACTGGACTTCATCATAAGAACTTTCATGCCCTTCTTTGATGCGATAACGATGGCATTTAATGGTACGATCTCAGCTCTAGAGAGTGCTCTGCTATTTTTGCCTCCCCTAGCGCTCATAATCATTATTGCGATTGTAGTGTGGCTAGTTGGGACAAAATGGCTCTCCCTTGGAACATTTGTTGGTCTTCTTTTAATTCTGGATCTAGGCCTATGGGAAGAGCTTGTGGAGACTATGGCTTTGGTATTCATAGCTGTCATCATAGCACTTTTATTGGGCATTCCATGGGGAATCTGGATGACAAGGAGTAATATTGTTAACAAGATCACATCCCCATTGCTCGATTTCATGCAGACCATGCCTCCCTTTGTATATCTTATTCCCGCAGTTATGCTATTTGGTATAGGAAAGGTTCCTGGACTTGTTGCGACGCTAATCTTTTCTATCCCGCCGCCAGTGAGACTCACATATCTCGGCATAACACAGGTGTCAGAAGATTTGAAAGAAGCTGCAAGAGCTTTTGGAGCAAGTGAAAGGCAAGTTCTAACAAAAGTGGAACTACCTTTATCCATACCAAGTCTTCTTGCCGGAGTGAACCAATGCATCATGTTAGCAATATCTATGGTTGTTATATCATCTATGATAGGCGCAGGTGGTCTTGGTGAATTGGTTCTGATGGGGGTCAATAGATTAGATATTGCGACGGGATTTGAGGGAGGCTTAGCAATAGTAATCCTGGCTATGGTCTTTGATAGAGCTAGCAGGTCTCTGGGTAATTATAGAGAGATAAGAAAAAAATTTAAACGTAAAGAAAAGGAGGCGAAAAATTGA
- a CDS encoding Crp/Fnr family transcriptional regulator: protein MDNYIDRLGKLKIFKNFSKAELMKIFGNVRYSIKNFSKGSLIHTSGEKVENLMILIDGEVITEMVDFNGKILEVERIKSPEILASALLFSKDNLLPVDVLAVKDVAILYIEKGDLIRLFQGNKALLVSFLEDIGEKFQFVTAKLRVNSFHTIREKITMYLLNLYNQQNKPSELTITLTLEELANLFGVTRPSLSRVFSEMQKEGLFVKNGDKIILKKLKN, encoded by the coding sequence GTGGATAACTATATTGATAGACTAGGTAAATTAAAGATATTTAAAAATTTTTCAAAAGCCGAATTGATGAAAATTTTTGGTAATGTTCGCTATTCAATTAAAAATTTTTCAAAAGGTTCCCTTATCCATACTTCTGGGGAAAAAGTTGAAAATTTAATGATCTTAATCGATGGAGAAGTTATCACAGAAATGGTTGATTTTAATGGGAAAATTTTAGAAGTAGAAAGGATAAAATCTCCGGAGATTTTAGCTTCTGCCTTGTTATTTTCAAAAGATAACTTACTACCTGTTGATGTTTTAGCGGTTAAAGATGTTGCTATTCTATATATTGAAAAAGGAGATTTGATAAGATTGTTTCAAGGTAACAAGGCTCTTTTAGTCTCTTTTCTTGAAGATATAGGCGAAAAGTTTCAGTTCGTAACTGCAAAGTTACGGGTGAATTCTTTTCATACAATTAGAGAAAAGATTACAATGTATCTTTTAAATCTTTACAATCAGCAAAATAAACCCAGCGAGTTAACTATAACTCTAACTTTAGAAGAGTTAGCTAATTTATTTGGTGTAACAAGGCCTTCTTTATCGAGGGTATTTTCAGAGATGCAAAAAGAAGGCTTATTCGTTAAAAATGGCGATAAAATAATCTTAAAGAAATTGAAGAACTGA
- the hcp gene encoding hydroxylamine reductase, with the protein MEMFCYQCQETLRNEGCVAQGVCGKSPETSNLQDLLIYILKGISYWANKARELDVEDESIDLFVAEGLFVTITNVNFDVKRIARYIDKALDKRRIIENKFKEVYERKYNEKFQEKVPDAAVWNPKDNNEDEYLNKAVEVGVLSESDEDIRSLKNFLVIGLKGVAAYTDHAYILKHFNEDILAFIEKALAETLREDITVDELINLVLKVGEYGVNAMALLDEANTSTFGNPEITQVYTGTYETPAILVSGHDLLDLYEILEQTKGKGIKVYTHGEMLPANAYPELKKYEHLAGNFGGSWWKQQQEFEEFGGAVVMTTNCIQKPRNSYKDRIFTTGLVGWPGVQHIPNRKKNGQKDFAPVIQKALEIGPIKKRDGKTITIGFAHEQTAKVSDKIVEAVKSGKITKFYVMGGCDGRNKDREYYTNFAKNLPKSSVILTAGCAKYRYNMLDLGDIDGIPRVIDAGQCNDSYSLVLTALKLKEAFDLKDINELPIEYNIAWYEQKAVTVLLSLLYMGVKGIRLGPTLPAFLSPNVLETVAKTFDIKTI; encoded by the coding sequence ATGGAGATGTTTTGTTATCAATGTCAAGAAACCTTAAGAAATGAGGGTTGTGTGGCTCAAGGTGTATGTGGAAAAAGTCCAGAAACTTCAAACTTGCAGGATCTATTGATTTATATACTAAAAGGGATTTCCTATTGGGCTAATAAAGCAAGAGAATTGGACGTAGAAGATGAAAGTATTGACCTTTTTGTGGCAGAAGGCTTGTTTGTAACAATAACTAATGTTAATTTTGATGTAAAAAGAATAGCTAGATACATTGATAAAGCACTAGATAAAAGAAGAATTATAGAAAATAAATTCAAAGAAGTTTATGAAAGAAAATACAACGAAAAATTTCAGGAAAAAGTACCTGATGCCGCAGTATGGAATCCTAAGGATAACAATGAAGACGAATACTTAAATAAAGCTGTTGAAGTAGGTGTTTTATCGGAATCAGACGAGGATATAAGATCGCTTAAGAACTTTCTTGTAATTGGTTTAAAGGGAGTGGCTGCTTACACCGATCATGCCTATATCTTAAAACACTTCAACGAAGATATACTTGCATTCATAGAAAAGGCTTTGGCGGAAACCCTACGTGAAGATATCACCGTTGATGAATTAATAAATTTAGTACTGAAAGTTGGCGAATATGGGGTAAACGCTATGGCTTTACTAGATGAGGCAAATACTTCGACCTTTGGAAATCCTGAAATAACCCAAGTTTACACAGGAACATACGAAACACCCGCTATTCTAGTCAGTGGTCATGATCTTTTGGATCTGTATGAAATTTTAGAACAAACTAAAGGTAAAGGAATCAAAGTATATACCCACGGAGAAATGCTACCGGCAAACGCCTATCCCGAATTAAAAAAGTACGAACATTTAGCCGGTAATTTTGGAGGTTCTTGGTGGAAGCAACAACAAGAGTTTGAAGAGTTTGGTGGAGCTGTAGTAATGACAACGAATTGTATTCAAAAGCCAAGAAATTCCTACAAAGACAGAATTTTCACAACCGGACTTGTGGGATGGCCAGGGGTTCAACATATACCAAATAGAAAAAAGAATGGTCAAAAAGATTTTGCTCCTGTAATACAAAAAGCACTCGAAATTGGCCCCATCAAAAAAAGAGATGGAAAAACTATAACCATTGGATTTGCTCATGAACAAACAGCTAAAGTTTCTGATAAAATTGTCGAGGCAGTAAAATCTGGTAAAATAACCAAATTTTACGTCATGGGTGGTTGTGATGGAAGAAACAAAGATCGTGAATACTATACTAATTTTGCCAAAAATCTCCCAAAAAGCTCCGTTATTTTAACCGCGGGTTGTGCAAAGTACAGGTACAATATGCTTGATTTAGGGGATATTGATGGAATACCAAGGGTTATAGATGCAGGTCAATGTAATGATTCTTATTCTTTAGTTTTAACAGCTTTAAAATTGAAAGAAGCATTCGATTTAAAAGATATAAATGAACTACCTATAGAATACAACATAGCTTGGTACGAACAGAAAGCCGTAACTGTTTTATTATCATTGTTATATATGGGAGTAAAGGGAATAAGATTGGGTCCAACACTACCGGCCTTTCTATCACCAAACGTTTTGGAGACGGTTGCAAAAACTTTTGATATAAAAACTATATAA